DNA sequence from the Podospora pseudocomata strain CBS 415.72m chromosome 2 map unlocalized CBS415.72m_2.2, whole genome shotgun sequence genome:
TGAGACCGAATCTCAAGAACATGAGAATGCTGAGAATGTTGAGGCATACCGGGATGTAGACGCCGGACGTGACGCCGAGCTTGGTCCTCTTGTTGAGGGCTTCGGGttccatgatggcggtgttAGGTAGATATCATGTGTGAGCTGAGGGGATGAGATCGTTCAAAGAAAAGGTAGAAAGAAGAGGTCATAAAGATCATCAGAACATGCCACTCATGTCACGCTCTCCGTCCCCGCCGTGagagttgaagaggaagcgaagagggaggaagaggtcaGGGTCCTGTCCAACGCCGATAGCCTAGATGTAAGAAGTACCCCACAGCCCGCATTGCTTGAAAGGTCATCGGCAAACGGTTGCAATGGCGCAGATCATGCGGTGGGGAAAGTGGACAGAAGTGCAGGAAATGGAGACGATGGTCTGAGGTTGTCGCAAGATAAGTGCTGTTCAAGGTTGGCCCTCGAATGTCGCGATATCCGCTGGAAAGATCCCCGCGCCGGAAGAGGCTCGAGGCTCGTGTTAGGAGTGGTTCTTGTCCGACAATCGCTGGCTATTAATTGGAGGACGGCGACGTCATTCGATACAAGCGATGTACCCAACAACAGGCAGCTTTGGAGCCATTGACGAATGCCTTTGAGCTGGCGCCGTTCATGGTCGGTCGCGACTTTGAGCTCGAGAGACTTGGCACTTGGCAGTAAACACCAACGATGGCGGGGTGGTTGATAGGGTGCTATGTCGGACAGGACTAAGATGTTGGTAAATTTGTTAgtgcaccaccatcaacagccTAGACCCAAATTCAAGAtccaccccaacctctcatTGAAAGAGGGGTTTGATACAGAGACGTTGCGATTCCTATCGCTCCCTGTCGTCTTTTACGTGTAGCCGTTGCATCGGTCTACCTGATGGGTaagggttggttggttccCTCAACATCCGGCCTTTTAAAGCATCGGATGCGGACAGAGATGTTGAGACTGCTGCATATCTGGTGTCTGGGCAAGGTCCATAGACTTTCTCCGCACTCCTCTCTCTTGTGGCTCGGTTTGGATAGCCCCTTTACAGATTCaaagagagtgagagagagagtagGTATGCAACAGTTGAAGAAATGTTGGAGAGGCTGGTTGACATCGGTATCCATGGTGGCTCAGTCCAGTCTGTGCTCAGGAACGGCCCTGGTTATCAAGGTGTCAACGGATGTTCCCTGCTGAAGTTGTATGTCAACAAAGCCATGGGGCAGATAGTAGTCCTCAACAACTGACATAATCCAATCGAGAAACAGGTAAGTAATCCATATTCATATGTAGGTAGCCATATCCATATGATGCGTCACAGCGAGCCAAAGTTGGACAGGTTGGAATTGTGCGGGCAGGTGACTGTGGTTCAGGGTCCAGGCTGTTTCACGCAGCGGAGTGTGGGGGCCTTGCTGGTGGGCCCGGCGGAAGCCGCTCAACGCTCAACACCGTCAAGCTCCAACTGCTGTCAGCAGGCCGCCCACTGCCGCTGATTGTCTTGCCCCCAATTCGTTCCTTATCGCTGGTGTTGAGGTCACAAGCCCATCCCACGCCgtcgagagagagagagactcATCAACCGCCCAGCCTATCCGTACCATCCCCTCTTTTCCCCCGGACCGTTGTCCTCTTCCTAAACGTTGACGGCAAAAATCAATTGCTACCTCGAACCATCCTATCGAGTCTCGAACCGTTGTTTGTCTCGAGTCCCACGAAGCGGCGTTTGCGGCGTTCGCTCAGTTCACCGACGAGGTCaggtcaccaacaccagatCCCCAACCTTTTTTTGCTCCAAGACATGAGATAGGAAGTGGTCACACATCATCATAGATCATCATGTCAAATACCGGAAGGGAttctccggctccggctcctaTACCTCAAGTCTCGACTTCACCCGGCTCGTTTCGTGCCAGGTCTTTCGTTGGCTCGATCCCACGCGCATCATCCACTGCTCGACTTGCCTCACCGGCTCGCCCATACAATGGCTATGGCACACCTCCTGCCGCacaaacctcaccaccactagGTGATAAGGGAGATTCAGACAGTTTGGCGCCTCTGCCTGGGCCTGGCTCGCACGCTGCTGGTCCAGGTATCTCGGCGCTGGCTGCGGCATTGTCCCAGTCGATAGGCACTTCACCACCGCGTTTCGGCACGCCTCCTGTTCGAGCCCTTTCGCCCGTCCCGAACCGCTCCctttctcctgctcctgggGCAGCGCCATTCCCAGCGTCGGGTACTTCGCCATATCATGGCTCCTTTGACGCAAGGCGGAATTATTCCGGCGCGTATGAGGACCCCGAAATTGTCAAGAGGCACTTGGTTCAGCCAGGCGATGCTGGGTCCGATGACGGGTCGAGGAAACTCAGCGATGGCTCCAAGGGAAAACAGCCGGCAGAAGAtgactttgacgacgagTTTTCCAGTCTGAAACTGCAGGGCGGTGACATCACTAGGCCAATATACAAATGGACCGAAGAGGTGGAACAGCGAAACAAGATGCAGCGCAGCAAGAGTTTCAGCACACCGCGGCCGGATCCTGAAAATGAGACGCTtgatatcaacaccatcaaggttcCCGGAGGCTTCAGACGCAACTTCCTGAGGCGCGCGGCCGGGGATGGACCAGTCAACCCGGATGACACCGAGTACGGCGCAGGACCGAGCGACCGACAGCAGCCGCCGAAACTCTTTACCAACAGCTTCCTCgagtttctctctctctatgGCCACTTCGCCGGTGAAGAactcgaggaggatgacgaggtgCTCAAACCTGGCGAGTACTTCACGTCGGGCAGCGAAAGTAACCTGTTCGATGACGATACAGAGGACGAGCATGAGCCAATGGAAGACAGCGCTTTGCTGCCACCATCCCGgcggaagagaaggagaaaggaGCGAGGTGGCAGCGGGACAAACAGTCCCATGGGCGcggcgctgctgcttctcAAGTCCTTTGTGGGAACTGGTGTTCTATTCCTGCCTCGTGCCTACCTCAATGGTGGCATGCTCTTCAGCAACTTGGTTTTGCTGTTTGTAGCCGCTCTGAGCTACTACTGCTTTGTTTTGCTCGTCAATACGAGATTAAGGGTCGAGGGCTCGTTTGGTGATATTGGTGGCATTCTCTACGGCAAATGGATGAGGAatctcatcctcttctcgaTCGTTTTGAGCCAGATCGGCTTCGTTGCTGCTTACATCGTCTTCACCTCAGAGAACTTGCAGGCATTCATCTTGGCTGTGACGGATTGCAAGACGCACATTCCGATCACCTGGCTGATTGTCATGCAGATGGTGATCTTTTTGCCATTCTCTCTGCTTCGCGATATTGGAAAGCTGGGCTTCACGGCTCTCATCGCCGACgccttcatcctcatcggtCTGGCCTATCTGTTTTACTACGACATTCTGACACTCAACACCCAAGGTTTGGCAGACATTGTCATGTTCAACCAGAAAGACTGGACCCTCTTCATCGGCACGGCCATTTTCACCTTTGAGGGCATTGGTCTTATCATTCCCATCCAGGAATCCATGCGCAACCCTACCAAGTTCCCCAAGGTCATGGGTATTGTGATGAttatcatcaccactctcTTTGTCGTCATGGGCGCGGTTTCGTATGCCGCCTACGGATCCAAGACTgagacggtggtgttgctcAACCTTCCGCAGGACGACAAGATGGTCAACGGTGTACAGTTCTTATATTCATTGGCTATTCTGCTTTCGACTCCCCTCCAGATCTTCCCAGCCATCAGAATCACGGAGAACGCGCTCTTCACCAAGAGCGGCAAGTACAACCCGTATATCAAGTGGCAGAAGAACGTGTTCCGCTTCTTCGTGGTGGCGTTCTGCGCTCTGATCGCCTGGGGAGGAGCCGACAGTCTGGACAAGTTTGTGGCGCTCGTTGGTAACTTTGCCTGCATCCCGCTGGTGTACATCTATCCTGTAAGTTCTGATgattcttcatcttcttaaAACTCTGGCTGACGAGATATACAGCCGATGTTGCACTACAAGGCAGTGGCCAAGACGGCGTTCCGCAAGTGGTCCGATATCCTGCTCTGCATCTTTGGATTCGTGGCCATGGCCTACACCACCAGCTTGACGGTCATGAGCTGGGCCTCGGGATCCGAAGGAGGCGGTGCTCCGGGTTACTGTGACTCGAAGGGGCACGCCTTCTGAATGACCACACAAACACAGACTTGTGCACATACGACATGACATACACACGAGACACACACACGACACACATACACGAACAGCCTTGCTTTCTCTGTTTTGAATAACTGTTTAGCGTCAATCGTCATGGTTGAATCATAGCACTATGCAGGGTAGGAGGGTTATGGAGTGGGAGGGCAGGTCGTTTTGGAGAAGGgtgttttatttttattttgttTTATCTTTTAGGGTTGCATCATTGGTATAACTTGGTAGATTCTATTTGCTTCAACTAGAGCAGCGTGTAAGACATGTAGGTAGTTAGGCAGTACACCACATACATCAGActttgaggggggttgggttgggagggttgtAATGTGATTTGCTGAGGAACCAGACTGAATTTCGGCGGGCGAGGGATGTTAATACATTGATTGGTGTTCAAATAACCATGATTTAATCTGAGCTGCTTGGTGCAAGTGAATGAATATAAAGGTAGAAAAAGGAAGGATCCATGGATCTGGAACAATGGGGCGTATTGAGTGCACGGGCCACGCGTTTGCCTCTTTCTTGTGAACCTTGAGTGGAAGTGAATCAGTCTTTGGTTTACAACTTCATCAAAACATCATTCACATTACATTCGCCATCGCTTCTTTTTTTGCTATCTTGGTTTGCTTTGAAAGGGATATACCGTACACTTTAAAGAGAGTTTCACATCGGTTTTCTTTGCGGCACACACACTTCTTTTGATCAACGGGATCTTTTCTTAGCGGGTTGTTAATCACCAGTCACGATGAACGCCCCAGACAGGTAAGCTTTTTGGGTTTGATGAATTCACTTTTGTATTGTTGCACAAACACACTACCttttgggggatgaggatgaggatgcggatgcggatggggacggggatccggatggggatggggatggggatggggatggggatggggatggggatggggatggggatggggatggggatggggatggggatggggaggggagtagTTTGGCGCGTTTGATTGGAAATGGGACATGATGGAGGATGGGTGGAaaacggcggcggtgttgatgttAGGGGTGATGGGATGGTGTTTCGACTTGGACGTTCAACCTCAGGGGGACACAACTTGGCCATTTCAGGGGGGCCATATTGACAACATGAGGCAGGAGCGACGTTGGACAGGGCAGGGCAGTTGCTCCTTCCCATTGTCAGGATTGGCAAGATGTCGGGGTGGATCAATGGACACTGCCAGTGCGACACAAAttcacaacaacacaacaatAAGGCGACAAATTTACAAATGCCCAATTATCACCATCgcaacatccaccacccccgtctACATGTCccattccatccatccattccaccaaccatcaaaagaTGTCCAACCCCGCCAGCTCCGACAACATACCTAACCGGTATGAACGTATCGATTTCCATCCAGGCCTTCACTTTCCTCGCCaatctcaccatcatcctgtCAACCCAAGTTTACTAATggttttttctctctctctcacacacagaTTCGAACTTTTCCTCTTGGGAGAaggcgagaagaagatcgCCGAGACGGTGGTGAACAGTATGTTTGCTCTATTTGGTCTGCTGTTACCACTTTTTGCTAACAGAAAACAGGCATCCCCAATTGCTCCGACTTTCTCATGAAAAAGGAGGACCACACGATCGGGAACCTGCTCGCGGAGCATCTGAAGAAGGATCCGCAGGTCATGTTTGCTGCTTACAAGAGTATGTTTCCCTTCCTCAACGGGGGTATGAGGGCCAATATTGATGGCAATTAGTTGGACATCCTAACGTCCCCGAGGTGCTGCTTCGCATCCAGACCAACGGCGACATCAACCCCCGCGAGGCGCTCGTCAAGATCCTCAAACAGCTTGTTGCTGCGTATGGGCAGTTGGGCAGGGAGTTTCAAAAGGAGTTGGCGCTGAGGCAGTATGCGGatcagggggagggggctgggggggtttgagTGGTTCAACAAGGTGCAGGTGGGTTGGAATGAAGGGGGGAGAAATGGTGTTTGCTTTGGTTGAGAGAAGAAAGtcttggtggagaagggtgagaggggggatgaaAGGAAAAATATAATttaggggagggggttttcTCTCCATGTTTATTAGCATAACTAGATGCAGCGGTAATCATTGCCAAGGCGTTGAtgctgggtgtggttgaaGGTGGTATCAATGTTGGTGCGAACTTTTCCATCCCATGGTTCAACTATTCTGGCCCTTCTCTTCTTAAAAAGCCTTGTTCTGTCACCCCGGTTATGGTTTGTGTGTTTGATTGTCATCATGGCGAACCACCCGCTCCGCCGggcccttctcctcctgggATCAACTGTCATTTATCTCTCATCAGCACCTGCCGGGATGGTAATCATATCAGGGGGACAAACCATGCAGATgttgttgccgttgaggaggatcttCTTGagttgggtgttgttgccagAGTAGTCGAATTCTGTCACGTCTTCGAGGACCATGTCTGTCTTTTATCAGATCCGCTTCTTGTATGGAACGGGAAGGAGGATGGAAAGGTGGGTTTACGTACTGACGTAATCATCGAAGCCGACGAGGGTGCCGGAGAATTCTAAGTCTTGTTAGTTATGCGAGTTGGTagggtgtgggaggtggtggtaagggggagagagaggtacCCTTGTCGCCTTTCATGATGACCCAGATGCGGGAGCCAACGCACTTGTCGATGAGTTCTGcctcacaacaaccaacattAGCAAGTGTTTTGGGATTGgtgggaggaaagggggggaaggtaaCACcgagtgggaggagttgggagGCCATTTCTTGTTTCTGTAACTTTGGTCTCGTCTGATGTTTGTTGGTTCAatgtgagggggttggacaTGAGTTTGAGTCGAAGCAATAAGCAGTTGTGTGAGGTGGGCGAGCTTGAGCTGTAGTTGCTGTCTTGGCAAAGTCGTAATTACCGTATTTCGGTTACAGTATGCAGGTCCCGTGATATCGCGTAAAGCACTCACCCTCGTGCTTCGGTAGTTGCATATTGGTCTAACCATCCTTCTCCAAACTGAACAACCTACCCCAAattcaaccccaacccgcccaAACTTCGGCTCCCGGCGAGCATTTCTCCAATCGCTACCTTCTGGGAAGGACTGCCCCTCCTTTTTAACTCTTTACCTGTATGGATAGCGCGTTTGTCGTGCTGCAGTGCTGCCTAGATTGCGGACCATGGCACTGGCGCACATGACGCGACTTCTCCTATCATGTTTTCTTCGATCAAGTCCTCCTCGTCTAACACTGTGAGACGTTTGGTCGGGAATAGGTATTTGTAAGTTTTTTCATCGTTGGGTCAAGGATTTTGGGCCTGACTCAGGTTGCAGCTATACCACTGTGAGATGTGCTGCTGGAAGGGGCAGGATGGGTGGGAGAAACCAGCAAGTATGGGATTCTAgcaggggggttgtttttgctgGGCAGAGCAGGGGGTTTACGACTTCTCTGATGAGACCAACTGAGGCTGGGGAGCGGACaacggtggagagggagactTTTGAGAAgagtgttgaggagggaggggaggttgctgaggagagggtggaggtgaaggttGAAAAGGTCGAGACTGTCGGTGTtacgggcgaggagggacAGGAAAAGGCtgaa
Encoded proteins:
- a CDS encoding uncharacterized protein (EggNog:ENOG503NVU6; COG:E), giving the protein MSNTGRDSPAPAPIPQVSTSPGSFRARSFVGSIPRASSTARLASPARPYNGYGTPPAAQTSPPLGDKGDSDSLAPLPGPGSHAAGPGISALAAALSQSIGTSPPRFGTPPVRALSPVPNRSLSPAPGAAPFPASGTSPYHGSFDARRNYSGAYEDPEIVKRHLVQPGDAGSDDGSRKLSDGSKGKQPAEDDFDDEFSSLKLQGGDITRPIYKWTEEVEQRNKMQRSKSFSTPRPDPENETLDINTIKVPGGFRRNFLRRAAGDGPVNPDDTEYGAGPSDRQQPPKLFTNSFLEFLSLYGHFAGEELEEDDEVLKPGEYFTSGSESNLFDDDTEDEHEPMEDSALLPPSRRKRRRKERGGSGTNSPMGAALLLLKSFVGTGVLFLPRAYLNGGMLFSNLVLLFVAALSYYCFVLLVNTRLRVEGSFGDIGGILYGKWMRNLILFSIVLSQIGFVAAYIVFTSENLQAFILAVTDCKTHIPITWLIVMQMVIFLPFSLLRDIGKLGFTALIADAFILIGLAYLFYYDILTLNTQGLADIVMFNQKDWTLFIGTAIFTFEGIGLIIPIQESMRNPTKFPKVMGIVMIIITTLFVVMGAVSYAAYGSKTETVVLLNLPQDDKMVNGVQFLYSLAILLSTPLQIFPAIRITENALFTKSGKYNPYIKWQKNVFRFFVVAFCALIAWGGADSLDKFVALVGNFACIPLVYIYPPMLHYKAVAKTAFRKWSDILLCIFGFVAMAYTTSLTVMSWASGSEGGGAPGYCDSKGHAF
- the RPB11 gene encoding DNA-directed RNA polymerase II core subunit (BUSCO:EOG0926591L; COG:K; EggNog:ENOG503P5DE) is translated as MNAPDRFELFLLGEGEKKIAETVVNSIPNCSDFLMKKEDHTIGNLLAEHLKKDPQVMFAAYKIGHPNVPEVLLRIQTNGDINPREALVKILKQLVAAYGQLGREFQKELALRQYADQGEGAGGV
- the LSM5 gene encoding RNA-binding protein lsm5 (EggNog:ENOG503P554; COG:A), with product MASQLLPLELIDKCVGSRIWVIMKGDKEFSGTLVGFDDYVNMVLEDVTEFDYSGNNTQLKKILLNGNNICMLIPGGEGPGGAGGSP